A genomic stretch from Mycobacterium paraterrae includes:
- a CDS encoding flavin reductase family protein: MDNEAFDRLVDLLDDTMFVVTTQADGEPSGCLVGFATQASIHPQRFLAAISKSNHTCRIAAESEFLAVHVMQRRHVDVARLFGGETGDEVDKFERCSWHTGPEGMPVLDDAPAWFVGRTLERIELGDHVGYLLEPVAGAVGDDSDDLVSSRDVAGLTPGHEA, encoded by the coding sequence ATGGACAACGAAGCGTTTGACCGGCTCGTCGACCTGCTGGACGACACCATGTTTGTGGTGACGACTCAGGCCGACGGTGAACCATCGGGTTGCCTGGTCGGATTCGCCACTCAGGCCAGCATTCATCCGCAGCGGTTCCTGGCCGCGATCTCCAAGTCCAACCACACGTGCCGGATCGCGGCCGAGTCGGAGTTCCTGGCAGTGCATGTGATGCAACGTCGCCACGTCGACGTGGCGCGACTGTTCGGTGGCGAAACCGGCGACGAAGTGGACAAGTTCGAGCGCTGTTCATGGCATACGGGACCCGAGGGCATGCCGGTCCTCGACGACGCGCCGGCCTGGTTCGTCGGCAGGACGCTGGAGCGCATCGAGCTCGGCGATCACGTCGGTTACCTGTTGGAACCGGTCGCGGGGGCGGTGGGCGATGACTCAGACGATCTGGTCAGCTCTCGCGACGTCGCGGGGCTCACGCCCGGCCACGAAGCCTGA
- a CDS encoding DoxX family protein, protein MSSQSKDAHWQRQDSSALPTAERPTAAQLVDPEDDLPSETYAGDFETTLIPHYDSADSGGVRSSSSGAGVIGGHQPLPYQPQPTGGHPVFAPDGIDEHQHFDDERVRAAGRRGTQDFGLLILRVGLGAVFLAHGLQKLFGWWGGEGLGGLKNALSDAGYHHADILTYCAAGGEIGAGVLLVLGLFTPIAAAGALAYLTNSVLAGISAQHGHRSFPYFLPNGHEYEISLIVMAAAVILVGPGRYGFDASRGWARRPFIGSFAALVVGIGAGVGLWVLLHGANPVG, encoded by the coding sequence GTGAGCAGTCAATCGAAAGACGCACATTGGCAACGACAGGACTCGTCCGCGCTGCCAACTGCCGAGCGGCCGACCGCCGCGCAATTGGTCGACCCCGAAGACGACCTGCCATCAGAGACCTACGCAGGCGACTTCGAGACCACGCTGATCCCGCACTACGACTCCGCTGACTCCGGCGGCGTTCGCTCGTCGAGCAGCGGCGCCGGCGTGATCGGCGGTCATCAACCGCTGCCGTACCAACCCCAGCCCACCGGCGGGCACCCTGTGTTCGCGCCGGACGGCATCGACGAACACCAGCACTTCGACGACGAGCGGGTTCGCGCGGCCGGCCGCCGCGGCACCCAGGATTTTGGCCTGCTCATTCTCCGTGTGGGTCTCGGTGCCGTATTCCTCGCTCACGGGTTGCAGAAGTTGTTCGGCTGGTGGGGTGGAGAAGGCCTGGGCGGGTTGAAGAACGCGCTGTCCGACGCCGGTTACCACCACGCGGACATCCTGACGTACTGCGCCGCGGGCGGCGAGATCGGCGCGGGTGTCCTGCTGGTGCTCGGCCTGTTCACGCCGATCGCCGCTGCGGGCGCGCTGGCCTACCTGACCAACAGCGTGCTGGCCGGGATCTCCGCGCAGCACGGTCATCGGTCGTTCCCGTACTTCCTGCCCAACGGCCACGAGTACGAGATCTCGCTGATCGTGATGGCCGCCGCTGTCATCTTGGTCGGGCCGGGCCGCTACGGTTTCGACGCCAGCCGGGGATGGGCCCGCAGACCGTTCATCGGTTCGTTTGCGGCGCTGGTGGTGGGAATCGGCGCCGGTGTCGGGCTGTGGGTATTGCTGCACGGCGCCAACCCGGTCGGTTAG
- a CDS encoding PQQ-dependent sugar dehydrogenase yields the protein MRLLWTGRRGVPALCSAMLVLAGCAQFNDIQSQPFTTEPERHGAPSSSPPPPPPLPDKPFPKECPAPGVMQGCLESTSGLLMQPDSKSALVAERTTGAVKEVSVSAEPKVKTVIPVDPTGDGGLMDIVLSPTYSQDRLMYAYISTPTDNRVIRIADGDIPKDILTGIPKGAMGNTGAMLFTSPTTLVVMTGDAGNPAAANDPASLAGKVIRIEQPTTVNQAPPTTALSGIGVGGGMCTDPVDGSLFIADRTPTADRLQRITKDSKVSTVWSWPDRPGVAGCSALDGTVLINLVNTKQTVAIHLAQGSGAVTGQPDVVRQDTHGHAWALKMSPDGNIWGDTVNKTSGDAQKLDDVVFPLFPQGGGFPRANDDKT from the coding sequence ATGCGGTTGTTGTGGACGGGGCGACGCGGAGTGCCCGCGCTCTGCTCGGCGATGCTGGTCCTGGCTGGTTGCGCCCAGTTCAACGACATCCAGTCCCAGCCGTTCACCACTGAGCCCGAGCGGCATGGCGCGCCGAGTTCCTCACCTCCTCCACCTCCGCCGCTGCCCGACAAGCCGTTCCCCAAGGAATGCCCGGCTCCCGGCGTGATGCAGGGCTGCCTGGAGAGCACCAGTGGGCTGTTGATGCAGCCCGACAGCAAGTCCGCTCTGGTGGCCGAGCGGACGACGGGCGCGGTCAAGGAGGTGTCCGTCAGCGCCGAGCCCAAGGTGAAGACCGTCATTCCGGTCGACCCGACCGGCGACGGCGGATTGATGGACATCGTGCTTTCGCCGACCTATTCGCAGGATCGATTGATGTACGCCTACATCAGCACCCCCACCGACAACCGGGTTATTCGGATAGCCGACGGCGACATTCCCAAAGACATCCTGACGGGAATTCCCAAGGGCGCCATGGGCAATACCGGCGCCATGCTTTTCACGAGCCCCACCACGTTGGTCGTCATGACCGGCGACGCCGGCAACCCGGCAGCGGCCAATGACCCGGCGTCGTTGGCCGGCAAGGTGATTCGCATCGAGCAACCCACCACGGTGAACCAGGCGCCACCGACGACCGCGCTCAGCGGAATCGGTGTCGGCGGTGGCATGTGCACCGACCCCGTCGACGGCTCGCTGTTCATCGCCGACCGGACGCCCACGGCGGACCGACTGCAACGGATCACCAAGGACTCCAAGGTGTCCACGGTGTGGTCCTGGCCCGACCGACCCGGAGTCGCGGGTTGCTCGGCACTGGACGGCACGGTGTTGATCAACCTGGTCAACACCAAGCAGACGGTCGCCATCCACCTCGCGCAGGGCAGCGGTGCCGTGACCGGTCAACCGGACGTCGTCCGGCAGGACACCCACGGTCACGCATGGGCGCTGAAGATGTCGCCGGACGGCAACATCTGGGGCGACACCGTCAACAAGACCAGCGGCGACGCACAGAAGCTGGACGACGTTGTCTTCCCGCTGTTCCCGCAGGGCGGTGGATTCCCGCGGGCCAACGACGACAAGACCTAG